GCCGGAGAGTTGCAGCCGGATAGACGGTGAGCAGAAGCCGTGTATTCCTCCCAACAGGTTTCAATTGAGCACAGTTCCTGGAAACTCAGGAAGAGAAATTAAAGACCACTGTTTGATGCAGAATGTTTCTGTATTAGGCGGTGGTCTTTTTTTAGAGGGAGCAGGAGATGGGGGGGAGTGGGAGTAATGGGAAGAGGGAGAAGGGGCGGGGATGTGAGAAATGAGGAAGCGGATTGTGAGGAAAGCGGTTCGCAAGAAAAGCGGTTCGTGAGAGGAGCGGGAGAAAATCTGCTGTAGTAAATACAATAGATCACTCAAGCGTCAAGCCGAAGCCAACCCGAACTCCAACCCCGACCCCGAACCCGAACCATTTCAAAGCCTTAAGAGATTAACAACAAATATGTAAAGGTTACTTCCTACCTGCTCCAACTCGCCCCACTCACTCCAGCTCACCCACCACTTCAGTTCACCTACTCACTCCAGCTCACCCACTCACGTCAGCTTACCCACGGACTCCAGGTCGTCGTTCCACCTTAACTCGCCGCCCCACCGCCTGCTCACTACTCATCCGGTGAGGTGCTGTTGTCGCATTCATTTGATACCGCTTGCATATTTCAGTGCCATTGCCAGTATTTATAGATTGAAGCCTCTTAAAATGCTGGCAGCTTCTCCTCAGGGGGGAGCGGAGCGGCAGTAATTCAAAGGTAAAGGGTGGGTGCGAGGATGAAGGGTGAACGCCAGCAGAAGGATGATCCAAACAAGGAAGAGCGCCCGTTCAAGTATAACACCGGCGACCGGACCCTTGGCATAGAGATGAGCCAGTCCGCATCTGTCGCTTCCGCCGCAGCGGAATTTCTTGCTGAAGGGGAACCGCGTAAGGGAAAGGTGAACCGGGACCGGACGTATTCCCGCCGCCCGGGTGAGCGACAGGCATTCCTGGTCCTGCGCGATGGAGCGGGCGAGCGGTCTCTTCAACGCGCAGAGCCGGGTGTCTACCCTGCGGGCCCTTGCCTGATCCGGGGCGAAGAATGGCTGCTTGCGCCGGAGGTTGCAACACTCTATTCAAGCTGGATGTCATGCAGTGATGAGGAGCAGGCGGAGCGTATCCTGCAGCGGATCTATCACCGGCTGCGGGCTGCTGCTGCCGACCTCCTGGAGTCGGCGGATGGCGTCTGGGCCGCAGTGGCTCTGCTCTATACGCCGGAGCTTGCTGCCCGCCCGGCCAGGCTCGCTGCGCTTCAGGATGCGCAGCTTGACGCGCTGTTCGCTGCCGCGCTGCACAGCCAGCGGCTGGGCGGCGACAGCCGCATCGACTTGCTGGCGCCGTACCCCGCCAGCCTGGAGGAATTCGCGGCGCAGCGCGAATTCATTGAGGGCGTGGCCGAGCAGACCCTCGGCCACGCTTATGCGGCAGCCTGCCGTATCGGGGCGCTGCTCGCGCCCGATGTGGGGCAGGCTGCCGCCGGGGAAATCGCGCGCATCGCCGATTTCCTGGTGCTGGACGGCGCGGCGGGCGAAGCCGCGCCGGGGGAGAGCGCCGCCGAGGGCTTCGCGCAGGCGGCGGCCGGGGTGCTGGCCGCCGTGCGCCGGGTGCGGCCGGCGGCGGCAGTGCTCGCCGCGGGGGCACCGGCGGCGTACGCGCTGGCCGATCTGTATGAGATCGGCATGAGCGGGATCTTTTGCAGCGCGGCCCAGCGGACCGAAGCGCTGCTGCGGGCGGCCTGCCTCACTTGGATAGCGAGGCAGGAGCATTCCGATGCTGCCGCCGGAAGCTGGCAGTAGGAGGCAGACAGGGCGGCTGTTCCTAATTCATCTAGAACCGCGAACTGTGCTCAAGCTGCTGCCACCATCTAAGCCTGATCACCGACACACGCCGGTGATCAGGCCTTTGGGCCGCCAGACTATACATCATTACCGATAACTCTCAGTGCCTAAGCGACTCTGCTATAACAATAACCCGATTCCTCCAGCCATTCAGGCTGCGGCGGAATCGGGTTATCTTGTGCTGCGTAAGGCAGGGAGTTGCCACACCACCGTGTACCTTTGAACTAACCGGATGCTGTAGCCGAAATCCTGCACTAAATACAACATTCCCCGCGTTAAGTCGGCTGTAACTATGGATTGCTGCATGAAATGCAGCATTTCTCATCCCCCGAACTGATGGGAGAGACAATTCCTGCATTTTGTACAACATTCCTTTCAAAACCCCGGGAGTAATGAATCAAAGCTGCAATTTGTGCAACATTTCTCCTTCGTGGCCAGCAATTTCTACCCCAGTCTAACCGTCCCCCCGCCCGGAATCCGGCGGACCTCATCCCCCGCAGAGACCCACACCTCCGTAGCCGAAGGATTATAGACCATCTCCTGCGAAGCGGAGAAGCGCAGTCCCTGTACAGCAGACAGGTAGTTCACAATCTCAATGTTTGTCGCATACCAGATGTCTTCATGGCCGCCTATCATAGTGGCGAACTGCTCCAGCTCTCCCCAGTTGTCATCGTCATTGAACTCATAGCTGTGTCCCCAGACATAGAGAAGCTGCATGTACGAGAAGCGGGGCTTCTCCTCCAGAAACTTTTGGCCCAGGCTGAGCATCTCCTTGTGGTGGCAGGTAGGGTGCCAGGCCAGCAGGTTGTCCGGCAGGCTGAAGCTGCGGTGGGAATTCACCGTGCGGGAATATTCAATGCCCAGGGCAGGCAGCAAGCCGATCACCTGATCATCGTAATTGCCGAACGGATAGGACATGCCTCTTACTGGATAACCGGCCAACGCCTCCAGCGCCTTACGGTCGGTCAGAATCTCATCGGCGATCCCCTCGCGCGGGGTCATGGTGAGGAAGGGATGGGTGCTGGTATGTGCCGAAATCTCATGCCCCTCATAGAGCGCAGCCACCTCGTCCCGCGAGATGTAGCCCTCATTGCCGAATAACCCCGAATTCAGATGAAAAGACCCCTTCAGCCCATGCCCATTCAGAATCTCCACGAGCTTACGGTCGTGGATTCTTCCATCATCCCAGCTTGTTGTTAGCGCTTTAGAAACTCCGCCTGGAAAAAGATCGAATTTAACTCTCATTGCTGTTATCCTCCCTGACTATAAAATATACCGAATATGCATGTGAGCACCGCTCCCGCCTAAGACGAATACGGCTCCACCAAGAACAATGCCAGAATGGAGGGCGATTAGCAAGATTCTTGTTAATGGACGGCATTCCGCCGCTTGGCTACACTGAGGTGGCGAACAGGGCGATTGGGCAGCAGCTTAGCAGCAGCAGGCCCTGGTCAGGACATTCACAAGGGAGAACAGGATGAAGACCGTGTCACGAACAGCACTGGAAGGCCATATCGCCCGTGTCATTGAGCGGATGAAGGATATGCAAGGCTCGATTCAGGAGACCGCACCTATCGGAATTATTACGATGGCAATTGGGAGTGGCCGCAGGGGGGATTGTTGATAGGAGGATTAGGCTCATAAACCCGTGACGGAAACGGGGCGGACAGCGGCGCACGAATGAAAGGTATAAATACACCACATATTTGGAAATCCAACATTGGTGTGAGAATGAAGAGCATAAATACACTACATTTCTGGAAATCTCCCGTTGGAGTGCGAATGAAGGGTATAAATACACTATATTTCCGAAAATTCACCACAAGCGCACGAATGAAGAGCATAAATACACTACATTTCTGGAAATCTCCCGTTGGAGTGCGAATGAAGGGTATAAATGCACCACATTACGGCCAATCCACCATTGGTCCCGCTGCCGTATCATGTGCACGTTTAGCCGCATTTTCGCATGTCGTTATCATGCTAAAGAAGGGCATGATCGTCAAGGAATCGGCCCGACGGATACGGTACTCTAAAGGGGTAGATGACATAAGGTTGGAGGGACACGGATGCAGCGTTGTTTATATAGAGCCGAGTGCAGGGACGAAGCTAATTCGTCAGCGTTCTGGGATGCACATACCCCGTTACTGAATGAACGTATGGATAGGCTGGGACTTGAACGGCTGAGTATTTTTCAGGATGGCCAGGAGCTGTTTCTGTACTATGAGTGCACCAGCCGGGAGGTGGAGCCGGAGCAGTTATTCCAGGGTGCGGCAGAGATTCTCAAGGAATGGCCGGGAGGGGAGCAGCCCCGGTTGTGGGTGCCTATGATGGATATTTTTCATTATCAGCAGCCGGTTTCCGCAGAGCATTGGGAGCGCAGTCATTCGGCGGGAACCCCCTACGGAAGAGTGGCGGTACTGAAGCCGGAGCAGGTCGCAAGCTATGTGTATCACCATTATCAGTACCAGGAGGAGCGCCCGGGAGACGGTGACAAGTACGGGATTATCGGGCTGCATGAGAACCTGCTGTTTTTCTATTCCGAGCTGCCTGCAACGGTAGAGCCTGCACCATACAACGGGAAGCTTACCACGAATCTGCGGCCGGACAACTGGGGTGAGGTGATGGACCCGCATTTCAGGAAATGGAGTGAGGTGGAGCCGGATCAGGCCATTTGGAAAAAGCTTGCACACGTCCTTACCATCCCCCGCCCCCATACAGGAAAAGGAGAATGATTATGCTACGTACATCCATATGTCTCAATGGTGAGTGGGATTTCATGCCGCTCTATGGCCAGCCGCGCAGCCGCGCGCTTCCGGAGAGACTGCAATACGAGGCCCGCAAAATACAGGTTCCCTCAAGCTGGCGCTACAGCTATACTGCGCCTTCGGGCAGCAAATTCGGCGAAGTCGCCGAATACCAGTTCCAGCCCTTCGATGTGTATAGATACCCCGAGGAATGGAACGAAGCTGAAGCCGGGGTGCTTCACCGCAGCTTTCAGGTGCCGGAGACGATGCTGGGGCAGCGGGTCGTACTGCGGTTCGAGGGCATTCTGCAAAAATCGGCCATCTATCTGGACCGCGAGCGGATTGCGCTCTGGGAGGACGGCTTCCTGCCCCTGCGGCTGGATATCACCGCGCTGGTGAAGCCCGGCCGGGAGCAGGAGCTCCATGTAGTCTGCGGCAGCTTCGACACGGCGGTGCTCCCCTCCGGGGAGACCAAAATCACCGGACTCTCCGGCTCCTGGTTCGGCAGAATCGCCCGGGGCATCTGGCAGGATGTTGTCCTGGAGGGTTATCCGCAGGTCTCGCTGGAGGATCTTACGATCCGCACCTCTGTCCGCCAGGGAAGGCTGGAAGTGGATACTCTGATAAGCAGCAGCACAGAAGACGGGCTTTCACCCGAAGGGCTGCGGGTGCTCCTGCAGGTCCGCGGGCGGGAGCCCGGCGTACAGGCCGCGCTGGCAGAGCCGCAGAATCGTCCGCAGCCGCTCTCGTCCGCCCGTCCGCTGCCCGTCCTTGAAGCGGAAGCGGCAGTAACGCCCCGCCCTGCGGAGGGTGCGGCCGGGCGGCAGTTATGCGTCAATACCGGCAGCCGGGAATGGGGCGGAGCGGCCTTCAGCCTGCCTTGGCAGGAGGCTATGCTGTGGAGCCCGGATTCCCCTGTCCTGTATGAGCTGGAGCTTGTGCTGCAAGCGGACGGCGAGATTCTGGACCGCCGGAGCGAGACCTTCGGCTTCCGGGAGTTCTGGTGCGAAGGGCCGCAATTTATGCTGAACGGGATTCCTGTTAATCTGCGGGGGGATTCCTGGCATTTTCAGGGGGCGGCCCAGCAGACAGAGGACTATATCCGGGGCTGGTACCGGATGTGCCGGCAGGCCGGGATTAACAGCATCCGGCTTCATGCGCAGCCGTATCCGTCCGATTATCTGCGGATTGCCGATGAGGAGGGGATGCTGATTGTCGATGAGACGGCCATCTACGGCTCCAGCAAAAGCATGGATGCCGCCCATCCCGATTTCATCGGCAATTGCCGCGCGCATGTGCAGCGGCTGGTGCAGCGGGACAAGAATCACCCTTCGGTCATTCTGTGGAGTGTGCAGAACGAGATGCGCTGGGTGGATGGGCGCGATCAATACAAGCAGCATATCCCAGGCCTGATTGAGCTGATGAAGGTGCTGGATGATACCCGTCCGGTGATGGTGGAAGGAGATAACCGTCTGGTCTCCAAGCAGCAGACCGAGGTGGAGAGCCGTCATTATAACATTGACGGCACGATCGCGCAGTGGGACCGGAAGGTTCCGCTCACCTTCGGCGAGCATGGCGGCTGGTGGTACATCTGCCCGCAGAACAGCAGTATGTACTCAGGAATGGAGGTATATAAGGATTCGGACGCAAGTGCAGCCGGGCTGGCCCACAAGGAGCGGCTGTTTGTGGAATATGCACGGCGGCAAGGCGTCTCAGGGATCTCCACCTTTAACTTTGTCCACTACTTCATGCGGGCCATGCCGGAGCAGGAGTTGAAGCTGCCGCAGGCCGACCTGACCACACCCGGCCCTAAGCCTGCTGTGATTCCGGCCTACTCGCTTTCGCTGAACAACGGGCTGCTGCCCGAGGAGTATCCGGTCTACCTGCCTAATCCTGCTTTTGCCATTATGGCTGCGGCCTTCAAGCCGGTCACGCTGATTGCAGCCGAATACAACCGCTGCTTCTTCGATGATGCGCCGGTCTCCCGCAGCTTCGATGTCTATAACGATACGCTGTCCGCGCAGGATGTGACGATTGAATGTGAAGTTATGCAGGGCGGGCGCAGGGTACACAGCGAGGCCTTCCGCTTCCGTCATGAGCCTGCTCAGCGCCGGAGCATCCGGCTGGAGTGGATGCCGGACCCGGTCAATGGTGAAGGAACTGGGCCAGCAGCAGGAGATGGGGCTGAAATAGACGCAACGGCAAGTGAAGGCGAAGCTACGCTGTCTGCCCGGCTGTTCCATGGCAGTGAACTGATGCATGAGCTTGAGGTAAGCTACCGCCTGGTGTCCGGGAGCTGCCGGACGGAGCGGGTAGAGATCGCTCTGCCCGCAGCATACATCGGCTCAGACCGGGACTTCCAGGCGATTCACGTGCTGGTGCCTGCGCTGGTCCGGGCAGAGCCGGAAGCGGTAGATAAGCTTGCGGCCGGAACCCTGTTGATTGTCGGCAGCAAAATGCAGGATAAGGACGGGGCGCTGGACCGGAGGCTGAGAGGCTTCGTGCAGCGGGGCGGCCGGCTGCTGCTGCTGGAGCAGCTTCAGCTCTCTCCTGGCCGGCTGCCGCTCAACCGCCGGGAATTCATCCGCGCACATAGCGGGGATTACGGACATCCGGTGCTCCGGGGATTAGGCGCGGAGGATCTGATGTATTGGCATGGGGAGCTGCGCGAGGACGGGCCGCTGCCAATCATCCGGGCGGCATTCGAGAAGCCGGTAACCGGCGACTTCACCCTGCTGCTGGAATGCAGCGCAGGGGACTTCGGAGACGGCGGCGATCTGTGGTCGCCGCTGCTCGAATACCGCAGCGGTGCGGGCATGCTCCTGGCGAATCAGCTGGAGATTATGGATCATCTCCAGCGGGTTCCCCAGGCACAGCTGCTGCTGCGCAGCCTGCTGCAGTACGCGGGCCGCACGGTCCACGCGGCTGCACCCCCGGCTGCGCGTTCCGCCGCAGCCAAGCCAGCCGCCGCGCTGGCGCCCGCGGCGGCTGGGTCCGCTGTGGTCTGGGTCCGCAGCGGCGGCATGGCGGAGGCTTTGCTCAGCAAGCTCCGCCTCAAGGGCCACAGGCTGGACAGCGCCGCAGGCTTGTCCGGCCTGCCCCCCGGCCTCCTCGTCGTGGAGGCCGCACTGCTGGGCGCGCCGGGCGCAGCGGAAGCTGTGCGCCAGGCGGCCCTGGCCGGCGGCAGCGTGCTGGTGCTGCCGGCGGAGCCCGGCGGGCAGGAGGCACTCGCCCGCCTGCTGGATGCTCCCGTGCGCATCGCGCCGCACGGGACGTATCATCTGGCGGCGGACTATGCGCACGCCGCCATGCAGGGCATCAGCCCGGTCGACCTGTTCGGCTTCGACAAGGTGCATCTCTCGCCCCGGGATGTCGTCAACCGGGAGCTTGCCGTTTGCAGGCTGGAGGTGCCGGACGCGGAGGTGCTGTGCACCAGCGTCGAAGGCACAGCCTGGAAGGACTATTTCGCCGGGCAGCATACGGCGGAATACAGCCGGCTGGCGCTGGTCGAGCTGAACCGCCGCCAGGCCGCTGCTCCCGGGGCTTTTGTAATCCGGCAGACGGCCGGAGCGGGAGAGATCATCTGCTCGCAGCTGCTCGCCGATCCGGACAGTGACAAGAGTCTCAGGCTCTACACCCGCCTGCTCGGCAATCTCGGAGCCTCGTTCGCCGATGAGCTGCTGCTTCATGACAAGGAGGATGCGCAGTGGGCGGTGGAGGCCGCAATGACGTTGTTCTGTCCGCCGCACATCGACTACGAGGCGATGAAGGATTACTA
The window above is part of the Paenibacillus sp. FSL H8-0048 genome. Proteins encoded here:
- a CDS encoding polysaccharide deacetylase family protein, coding for MRVKFDLFPGGVSKALTTSWDDGRIHDRKLVEILNGHGLKGSFHLNSGLFGNEGYISRDEVAALYEGHEISAHTSTHPFLTMTPREGIADEILTDRKALEALAGYPVRGMSYPFGNYDDQVIGLLPALGIEYSRTVNSHRSFSLPDNLLAWHPTCHHKEMLSLGQKFLEEKPRFSYMQLLYVWGHSYEFNDDDNWGELEQFATMIGGHEDIWYATNIEIVNYLSAVQGLRFSASQEMVYNPSATEVWVSAGDEVRRIPGGGTVRLG
- a CDS encoding glycoside hydrolase family 2 TIM barrel-domain containing protein, translating into MLRTSICLNGEWDFMPLYGQPRSRALPERLQYEARKIQVPSSWRYSYTAPSGSKFGEVAEYQFQPFDVYRYPEEWNEAEAGVLHRSFQVPETMLGQRVVLRFEGILQKSAIYLDRERIALWEDGFLPLRLDITALVKPGREQELHVVCGSFDTAVLPSGETKITGLSGSWFGRIARGIWQDVVLEGYPQVSLEDLTIRTSVRQGRLEVDTLISSSTEDGLSPEGLRVLLQVRGREPGVQAALAEPQNRPQPLSSARPLPVLEAEAAVTPRPAEGAAGRQLCVNTGSREWGGAAFSLPWQEAMLWSPDSPVLYELELVLQADGEILDRRSETFGFREFWCEGPQFMLNGIPVNLRGDSWHFQGAAQQTEDYIRGWYRMCRQAGINSIRLHAQPYPSDYLRIADEEGMLIVDETAIYGSSKSMDAAHPDFIGNCRAHVQRLVQRDKNHPSVILWSVQNEMRWVDGRDQYKQHIPGLIELMKVLDDTRPVMVEGDNRLVSKQQTEVESRHYNIDGTIAQWDRKVPLTFGEHGGWWYICPQNSSMYSGMEVYKDSDASAAGLAHKERLFVEYARRQGVSGISTFNFVHYFMRAMPEQELKLPQADLTTPGPKPAVIPAYSLSLNNGLLPEEYPVYLPNPAFAIMAAAFKPVTLIAAEYNRCFFDDAPVSRSFDVYNDTLSAQDVTIECEVMQGGRRVHSEAFRFRHEPAQRRSIRLEWMPDPVNGEGTGPAAGDGAEIDATASEGEATLSARLFHGSELMHELEVSYRLVSGSCRTERVEIALPAAYIGSDRDFQAIHVLVPALVRAEPEAVDKLAAGTLLIVGSKMQDKDGALDRRLRGFVQRGGRLLLLEQLQLSPGRLPLNRREFIRAHSGDYGHPVLRGLGAEDLMYWHGELREDGPLPIIRAAFEKPVTGDFTLLLECSAGDFGDGGDLWSPLLEYRSGAGMLLANQLEIMDHLQRVPQAQLLLRSLLQYAGRTVHAAAPPAARSAAAKPAAALAPAAAGSAVVWVRSGGMAEALLSKLRLKGHRLDSAAGLSGLPPGLLVVEAALLGAPGAAEAVRQAALAGGSVLVLPAEPGGQEALARLLDAPVRIAPHGTYHLAADYAHAAMQGISPVDLFGFDKVHLSPRDVVNRELAVCRLEVPDAEVLCTSVEGTAWKDYFAGQHTAEYSRLALVELNRRQAAAPGAFVIRQTAGAGEIICSQLLADPDSDKSLRLYTRLLGNLGASFADELLLHDKEDAQWAVEAAMTLFCPPHIDYEAMKDYYTDPEFSLNNLGEGLYGWMKKKERRPDGTFLIPAPEGRPLFLSCFVYLPEMAGAAATEVAATTEAAVAAAATGSGKPDGTRTGRLRVNSACAFDIYMNGRLVPEPEQEITLTSGINRLIAIVRGAQEDIAFGMVFLNTDGTYMNDLEFRLTMDEVEPK